The Lysobacter capsici genome has a segment encoding these proteins:
- a CDS encoding methyltransferase domain-containing protein, whose protein sequence is MNDSATAAAASAAAAHSASLSFRPRFDIGAARIDCGHEPRVDTHEAADQHASWPVLDYSECEPTEDQAAINRWLASADLRGRDILHVGTGNSSVARLLAGTARRIESVTVARNEWQHGNALNLRDYRVHLLNKHSQTFAEQFEAASFDAILDNNLASFGCCQRHVERYFETLVRLLKPDGFVLTHWLGMQWTLDIGVDDVEPVWRLDAGKLRAIASAYGLAVERQDELFFLRRARGAAAVARL, encoded by the coding sequence ATGAACGATTCCGCGACCGCTGCCGCGGCCAGCGCCGCCGCAGCCCATTCCGCCTCGCTCTCGTTCCGGCCGCGTTTCGATATCGGCGCGGCGCGCATCGATTGCGGCCATGAACCGCGGGTCGACACCCACGAGGCCGCCGACCAGCATGCGAGCTGGCCGGTGCTGGACTATTCCGAATGCGAGCCGACCGAGGACCAGGCCGCGATCAACCGCTGGCTGGCCTCGGCCGATCTGCGCGGCCGCGACATCTTGCACGTGGGCACCGGCAATTCCTCGGTCGCGCGCCTGCTCGCCGGCACCGCGCGGCGGATCGAGTCGGTCACGGTGGCGCGCAACGAATGGCAACACGGCAACGCGCTGAACCTGCGGGACTACCGCGTCCATCTGTTGAACAAACACAGCCAGACCTTCGCCGAACAGTTCGAAGCGGCGAGTTTCGACGCCATCCTCGACAACAACCTGGCGAGTTTCGGCTGCTGCCAGCGCCATGTGGAGCGCTATTTCGAAACCCTGGTGCGGCTGCTCAAGCCCGACGGCTTCGTGCTGACCCATTGGCTGGGCATGCAGTGGACGCTGGATATCGGCGTGGACGACGTCGAGCCGGTTTGGCGCCTGGACGCGGGCAAGTTGCGCGCGATCGCCAGCGCTTACGGCCTGGCGGTCGAACGCCAGGACGAATTGTTCTTCCTGCGGCGCGCGCGGGGCGCCGCGGCGGTCGCGCGGCTCTGA
- a CDS encoding HAL/PAL/TAL family ammonia-lyase, translated as MNKIQLDGRSLTRSQLVAVAYGAQVELAAAQLPAVARAADFLAEQVRREEPIYGVSTGFGSNADRLLGAHHLRDQLPGATPATETLHEELQRNLIVTHAVCVGDPFAPEIVRAMLCIRINTLMRGHSGIRVQTLQALAQMLNAGIVPVVPQLGSVGASGDLAPLSHLAIVLLGGGEAFFEGERMPGAQALERAGLAPVKLSYKEGLALNNGTAQMLACGVLALAKLEDLADTADLAAAMTIDAFAGRLGAFAQEVHALRPHPGQVEVAANLRRLLDGSTLADIPYHLVPRFRPWLPQSWDTPAAQQLSFDIGWDWVPFTQRHGREKFYQRFRPFRGGKKHQPQDSYSLRCIPQVHGAVRDAIAQAARVFEVELNSLTDNPIVFPDAQAEHVEQQVISAGHFHGMPLALAMSYVKAAIPVLASISERRLNKLVDPATNDGLPGFLIGNEDATESGHMIVQYTAAAIVNDLASRAHPASVYSIPTSANAEDHVSMGANEARHVLAMADDLGKVLALELYTAAQALDLRRDMINAARDLADRADANVLAGKVFGGPVADAADHAGFIAEVEGLRAELSAAEEFRPGRAVAIAHAKLRESIPFLDRDRALDGEVATAVMLVREGIVLSAVRAGLRD; from the coding sequence TTGAACAAGATCCAACTCGATGGCCGTTCGCTCACGCGGTCGCAGCTCGTTGCCGTGGCTTACGGCGCACAGGTCGAACTGGCCGCGGCGCAACTGCCGGCGGTGGCCCGCGCGGCCGATTTCCTGGCCGAACAGGTCCGCCGCGAAGAACCGATCTACGGAGTATCCACCGGTTTTGGCAGCAATGCCGACCGTCTGCTTGGTGCGCATCATCTGCGCGATCAGTTGCCTGGCGCGACGCCGGCAACCGAAACCCTGCACGAGGAATTGCAGCGCAACCTGATTGTCACCCACGCGGTCTGCGTCGGCGATCCGTTCGCGCCGGAGATCGTGCGCGCGATGCTGTGCATCCGCATCAACACCCTGATGCGCGGGCACTCGGGCATCCGCGTGCAGACCCTGCAGGCGCTGGCGCAGATGCTCAACGCCGGGATCGTGCCGGTGGTGCCGCAACTGGGTTCGGTCGGCGCCAGCGGCGACCTGGCGCCGTTGTCGCATCTGGCGATCGTGCTGCTCGGCGGCGGCGAAGCTTTCTTCGAAGGCGAGCGCATGCCGGGCGCGCAGGCGCTCGAACGCGCCGGCCTGGCGCCGGTCAAGCTGTCGTACAAGGAAGGCCTGGCGCTCAATAACGGCACCGCGCAGATGCTGGCCTGCGGCGTGCTCGCGCTGGCCAAGCTCGAAGACCTCGCCGACACCGCCGATCTGGCCGCGGCGATGACCATCGACGCCTTCGCCGGCCGCCTGGGCGCGTTCGCGCAGGAAGTGCATGCGCTGCGTCCGCATCCCGGGCAAGTCGAAGTGGCCGCGAACCTGCGCCGCCTGCTCGACGGTTCGACCCTGGCCGATATTCCGTATCACCTGGTGCCGCGGTTCCGCCCGTGGCTGCCGCAGAGTTGGGACACGCCGGCGGCGCAACAGCTCAGCTTCGACATCGGCTGGGACTGGGTGCCGTTCACCCAGCGCCACGGCCGCGAGAAGTTCTATCAGCGCTTCCGTCCGTTCCGCGGCGGCAAGAAGCATCAGCCGCAGGACAGTTACTCGCTGCGCTGCATTCCGCAGGTGCACGGCGCGGTGCGCGACGCGATCGCGCAGGCCGCGCGGGTGTTCGAGGTCGAACTCAATTCGCTGACCGACAACCCGATCGTGTTCCCGGATGCGCAGGCCGAACACGTCGAACAGCAGGTGATCTCGGCCGGCCACTTCCACGGCATGCCGCTGGCGCTGGCGATGAGCTACGTCAAGGCCGCGATCCCGGTGCTGGCGAGCATTTCCGAGCGTCGTCTCAACAAGCTGGTCGATCCGGCCACTAACGATGGCCTGCCGGGCTTCCTGATCGGCAACGAGGACGCGACCGAGTCGGGTCACATGATCGTGCAGTACACCGCCGCGGCGATCGTCAACGACCTGGCCAGCCGCGCGCACCCGGCGTCGGTGTATTCGATTCCGACCAGCGCCAACGCCGAGGACCACGTGTCGATGGGCGCCAACGAGGCGCGTCACGTGCTGGCGATGGCCGACGATCTGGGCAAGGTGCTGGCGCTGGAGCTGTACACCGCCGCTCAGGCGCTGGACCTGCGTCGCGACATGATCAACGCCGCGCGCGATCTGGCCGATCGCGCCGATGCGAACGTGCTGGCCGGCAAGGTGTTCGGCGGCCCGGTCGCGGATGCGGCCGACCATGCCGGTTTCATCGCCGAGGTCGAAGGCTTGCGCGCCGAGTTGTCGGCGGCCGAAGAGTTCCGGCCGGGCCGCGCGGTCGCGATCGCGCACGCCAAGCTGCGCGAGTCGATCCCGTTCCTGGATCGCGATCGCGCCCTCGACGGCGAAGTGGCGACGGCGGTGATGCTGGTGCGCGAAGGCATCGTGCTGTCGGCGGTGCGGGCCGGTCTGCGGGACTGA
- the hisS gene encoding histidine--tRNA ligase: MIKPRTPPGVMELLPRDQIAFQRMLDTIRRNFERFGFLPVETPVMELTEVLLTKSGGETEREVYFVESTGSRAKNNKAEERATPELALRFDLTVPLARYVAEHEHDLAFPFRRYQMQRVYRGERQQAGRYREFYQCDIDVVGKDSLSVRYDAELPATIYAVFSELDIGAFTIQLNNRKLLRGFFQAQGVAEGELQALVLREVDKLDKRGADYVRETLTGPDFGLSDQAVATILDFVGVRSTSHADALARLDALGEGNDTLREGVAELREVLELIRALGVPEQNYALNFSIARGLDYYTGTVYETTLNDFPGLGSICSGGRYENLASNYTKSKLPGVGISIGLTRLFYQLQKAGIVSTAESTVQVLITQMEDAHLPHCLALANELRHGGLNTEVVMEASKLKQQFKYADRAGIRFVVVLGENEIAKGTATVKDLRREDQFEVPRGELARTLRIELEQSRVMPRAAAE, translated from the coding sequence TTGATCAAGCCTCGCACCCCACCCGGGGTCATGGAGCTGCTGCCCCGTGACCAGATCGCGTTCCAGCGCATGCTCGATACGATCCGCCGCAATTTCGAGCGTTTCGGCTTCCTGCCGGTGGAAACCCCGGTCATGGAGCTGACCGAGGTGCTGCTGACCAAGAGCGGCGGCGAGACCGAGCGCGAGGTGTATTTCGTCGAATCCACCGGTTCGCGCGCGAAGAACAACAAGGCCGAGGAGCGCGCCACGCCCGAACTGGCGCTGCGTTTCGACCTGACCGTGCCGCTGGCGCGCTATGTGGCCGAGCACGAGCACGATCTGGCGTTTCCGTTCCGCCGGTATCAGATGCAGCGCGTGTATCGCGGCGAGCGTCAGCAGGCCGGCCGTTATCGCGAGTTCTACCAGTGCGATATCGACGTGGTCGGCAAGGATTCGCTCAGCGTGCGTTACGACGCCGAACTGCCGGCGACGATCTACGCGGTGTTCTCCGAACTCGATATCGGTGCGTTCACCATCCAGCTCAACAACCGCAAGCTGCTGCGCGGCTTCTTCCAGGCCCAGGGCGTGGCCGAGGGCGAATTGCAGGCGCTGGTGCTGCGCGAGGTCGACAAGCTCGACAAGCGTGGCGCCGACTACGTGCGCGAGACCCTGACCGGTCCGGACTTCGGCCTCAGTGACCAGGCGGTCGCGACGATCCTGGACTTCGTCGGCGTGCGTTCGACCTCGCACGCCGACGCGCTGGCGCGGCTGGATGCGCTGGGCGAGGGCAACGACACGCTGCGCGAAGGCGTGGCCGAGTTGCGCGAAGTATTGGAACTGATCCGCGCGCTGGGCGTGCCGGAACAGAACTACGCGCTGAACTTCTCGATCGCGCGCGGCCTGGACTATTACACCGGCACGGTCTACGAGACCACGCTCAACGACTTTCCGGGCCTGGGCTCGATCTGCTCGGGCGGCCGCTACGAAAACCTGGCCAGTAACTACACCAAGTCCAAGCTGCCGGGCGTCGGCATCTCGATCGGCCTGACCCGCTTGTTCTATCAGTTGCAGAAGGCCGGCATCGTCAGCACCGCCGAAAGCACCGTGCAGGTGCTGATCACCCAGATGGAAGACGCGCACCTGCCGCATTGCCTGGCCTTGGCCAATGAGCTGCGCCACGGCGGCCTCAACACCGAAGTGGTGATGGAGGCGTCCAAGCTGAAGCAGCAGTTCAAGTACGCCGACCGCGCCGGCATCCGTTTCGTCGTCGTGCTCGGCGAGAACGAAATCGCCAAGGGCACGGCCACGGTTAAGGACCTGCGCCGCGAAGACCAGTTCGAAGTGCCGCGCGGCGAGTTGGCGCGGACGCTGCGGATCGAGCTGGAACAGTCGCGGGTGATGCCGCGAGCCGCGGCGGAGTGA
- a CDS encoding MFS transporter: MPVSATVLSRSRTVVSNRLHTLLRIGRIGLRDRRFGWLLLDNLITTFGASFTLIALPFLVMRLTGSALDLGLTAAIEALPSALLLFFFRGALDRADPARVLWWCRALYVAINAALAITTWFGWISIELIYLLALISGLVWAVAYPAGRAAFGLYIRKGLLAAGNAVFAVASSLATMALPVLAGSLILASSGDHGLALAFAIDTASVAVSLLLIAAVRRRGPVRRRERSVETVAIDSDAVAATQIPRSYYLYLLISTVLVFGPVQILLPVLLVERQDPRYFLIYAGQFVGIAVAAGLASTVGAAMHGVLRKILACWSLAALAYGLLAWNANLAATLLAFCLLAGASNFYGIQSLSWLQRNADASRMGREMTWFSAATMGAMPLATLIAGWLIEREGRMHAAKWLAVLIVAAALAGAIHLWLRRYRTDQRTAQADGLRGPMASSMTIDD; the protein is encoded by the coding sequence GTGCCGGTGTCGGCCACGGTGCTGAGCAGGTCGCGCACAGTCGTATCCAATCGCCTGCACACGCTGCTGCGGATCGGCCGCATCGGCCTGCGCGATCGACGCTTCGGCTGGTTGCTGCTCGACAATCTGATCACCACCTTCGGCGCGAGCTTCACCCTGATCGCGCTGCCGTTCCTGGTCATGCGCCTGACCGGCAGCGCGCTCGATCTCGGCCTGACCGCGGCGATCGAAGCGCTGCCCAGTGCGTTGCTGCTGTTCTTCTTTCGCGGCGCGCTCGACCGCGCCGATCCGGCGCGGGTGCTGTGGTGGTGCCGCGCGCTCTACGTCGCGATCAATGCCGCGCTGGCGATCACCACCTGGTTCGGCTGGATCAGCATCGAGTTGATCTACCTGCTCGCGCTGATCAGCGGCCTGGTGTGGGCGGTGGCCTACCCGGCCGGACGCGCGGCCTTCGGCCTGTACATCCGCAAGGGCCTGTTGGCCGCGGGCAATGCGGTGTTCGCGGTTGCGTCGAGTCTGGCGACGATGGCCTTGCCGGTGCTGGCCGGCAGCCTGATCCTGGCGTCCAGCGGCGATCACGGGCTGGCGCTCGCGTTCGCGATCGATACCGCCAGCGTGGCGGTGTCGTTGCTGCTGATCGCCGCGGTGCGGCGGCGCGGGCCGGTGCGGCGGCGCGAGAGGTCGGTCGAGACGGTCGCGATCGATAGCGATGCGGTCGCGGCCACGCAGATTCCTCGTAGCTATTACCTGTACCTGTTGATCAGCACCGTGCTGGTGTTCGGACCGGTGCAGATCCTGTTGCCGGTGCTGCTGGTCGAACGCCAGGACCCGCGCTATTTCCTGATCTACGCCGGCCAGTTCGTCGGCATCGCGGTCGCCGCCGGCCTGGCTTCGACCGTCGGCGCGGCGATGCACGGCGTGCTGCGCAAGATCCTCGCCTGCTGGAGCCTCGCCGCGCTCGCCTACGGCCTGCTGGCCTGGAACGCGAACCTGGCGGCGACCTTGCTCGCGTTCTGCCTGCTGGCGGGCGCGTCCAATTTCTACGGCATCCAGTCGCTGTCGTGGCTGCAGCGCAACGCCGACGCGAGCCGCATGGGCCGCGAGATGACCTGGTTTTCGGCCGCGACCATGGGCGCGATGCCGCTGGCGACGCTGATCGCCGGCTGGCTGATCGAACGCGAAGGCCGGATGCATGCCGCGAAGTGGCTGGCCGTGTTGATCGTGGCCGCGGCGCTTGCCGGCGCGATCCACCTTTGGCTGCGGCGATATCGAACCGATCAACGAACCGCGCAGGCCGATGGCCTGCGCGGTCCGATGGCTTCATCGATGACGATCGACGATTAA
- a CDS encoding glycosyltransferase family 2 protein, with protein MLSQFVLTLVVGFSTLVLLCCLLFLAGWAFYRMLRRPSSPTLADYPFVSILVPFYNEPEASFRTTLEAIECSDYPGRIEVLLVDDGSTNTTAASVVEWLAQPRRKHYRLLSIERNGGAKGLALDAALPWLAADSDVVTVIDSDTVIAPCALRRAVEALYSSPRHAAACGLIVPAGRHDSWLHRLQFYEHVGALAAIRYVQSKIGVVNVVAGAFSLHRTSVIRELGGWGEWLVEDIAWTWRALAHGYSIAYAPDAVAYTICPTTLTGLFRQRRRWARGRLESFRVAWRISWPRTMKMLPWWLLWAQSALVPTLLLLIAGALLYRSHALLGVAALNWLLMATLNFIAVLHARIRLQLGPLDLVLVSICNTVIDVLLLPANVIGLIDELRGQRKTWMTR; from the coding sequence ATGCTGAGCCAGTTCGTCCTGACCCTGGTCGTGGGTTTTTCGACCCTCGTATTGCTGTGCTGCCTGCTGTTTCTCGCCGGCTGGGCCTTCTATCGGATGCTGCGGCGGCCGTCGTCGCCGACCCTCGCCGACTATCCCTTCGTCTCGATCTTGGTGCCGTTCTATAACGAGCCCGAAGCCTCGTTTCGCACCACCCTGGAGGCGATCGAGTGCAGCGACTATCCCGGCCGTATCGAAGTGCTGCTGGTCGATGACGGCTCGACCAACACCACCGCGGCGAGCGTGGTCGAATGGCTGGCGCAGCCGCGGCGCAAGCACTACCGCCTGCTGTCGATCGAACGCAACGGCGGCGCCAAGGGCCTGGCGCTGGATGCGGCGTTGCCGTGGCTGGCGGCCGATTCGGACGTGGTCACGGTGATCGACAGCGACACCGTGATCGCGCCGTGCGCGCTGCGCCGCGCGGTCGAGGCGCTGTATTCCTCGCCGCGCCACGCCGCCGCCTGCGGCCTGATCGTGCCGGCCGGTCGCCACGACTCGTGGCTGCACCGTTTGCAGTTCTACGAACATGTCGGCGCGCTGGCGGCGATCCGCTACGTGCAGAGCAAGATCGGCGTGGTCAACGTGGTGGCCGGCGCGTTTTCGTTGCACCGCACCTCGGTGATCCGCGAACTCGGCGGCTGGGGCGAATGGCTGGTCGAGGACATCGCCTGGACCTGGCGTGCGCTCGCTCACGGTTATTCGATCGCCTACGCGCCCGATGCGGTCGCCTACACGATCTGCCCGACCACCTTGACCGGCCTGTTCCGTCAGCGCCGCCGCTGGGCGCGCGGGCGACTGGAATCGTTCCGCGTCGCCTGGCGCATCTCCTGGCCGCGCACGATGAAGATGTTGCCGTGGTGGCTGCTGTGGGCGCAGTCGGCACTGGTGCCGACCTTGCTGCTGCTGATCGCCGGCGCGCTGCTGTATCGAAGCCATGCCTTGCTCGGCGTGGCCGCGCTCAACTGGCTGCTGATGGCGACGCTCAACTTCATCGCCGTGCTGCATGCGCGCATCCGTTTGCAGCTGGGGCCGCTGGATCTGGTATTGGTATCGATCTGCAACACCGTGATCGACGTGCTGCTGTTGCCGGCGAACGTGATCGGCTTGATCGACGAATTGCGCGGGCAGCGCAAGACCTGGATGACGCGCTGA
- a CDS encoding polysaccharide deacetylase family protein gives MDWHRFLHTAPQAYLGRGATDRRALALTFDDGPGQATPALLDLLCELEVIASFFCTGEAARAHPQLIARIQREGHEIGNHSLTHADARGFAAQDWLAREVLPAAVALREAGLARSPELFRPAYGEIDEAQFQALAGEGYAVVGWSVDPRDWLEPQAPGYVSCVVESVLARIHPGAIVLLHDGDDEQGVARDGIVEIVRRLVPALRGQGYEFVTAGRFLRAE, from the coding sequence ATGGATTGGCATCGATTCCTGCATACCGCGCCACAGGCCTATCTAGGCCGTGGCGCGACCGACCGGCGCGCGCTCGCGCTGACCTTCGACGACGGCCCCGGCCAAGCGACGCCGGCCTTGCTTGATCTGCTGTGCGAACTGGAAGTCATCGCCAGTTTTTTCTGCACCGGCGAGGCGGCGCGCGCGCATCCGCAGCTGATCGCGCGCATCCAGCGCGAGGGTCATGAGATCGGCAATCACTCGCTCACCCATGCCGACGCGCGCGGCTTCGCCGCCCAGGACTGGCTGGCGCGCGAAGTGCTGCCAGCGGCCGTCGCGTTGCGCGAGGCGGGCCTGGCGCGGTCGCCCGAGCTGTTTCGTCCCGCGTACGGCGAGATCGACGAAGCCCAGTTCCAGGCGTTGGCGGGCGAGGGCTATGCCGTGGTCGGCTGGTCGGTCGATCCGCGCGATTGGCTGGAGCCGCAGGCCCCCGGCTATGTGTCGTGCGTGGTCGAGTCGGTGCTGGCGCGCATCCATCCGGGCGCGATCGTGCTGCTGCACGACGGCGACGACGAGCAGGGCGTGGCGCGCGACGGCATCGTCGAGATCGTGCGCCGGCTGGTGCCGGCCTTGCGCGGGCAGGGTTACGAGTTCGTCACCGCGGGGCGGTTTCTCCGCGCCGAGTGA